From Myxocyprinus asiaticus isolate MX2 ecotype Aquarium Trade chromosome 49, UBuf_Myxa_2, whole genome shotgun sequence, a single genomic window includes:
- the LOC127438078 gene encoding granzyme E-like: MTIISLLLLATLLPDLTFTAHVNVGIMNGKEAKPHSRPYMVSLKRNRQHVCGGFLISDEFVLTAAHCLKTNKIMTAVVGAHNLKNKTEGSVCIRVKSYHKHPDYTDGSFLNDIMLLRLEKKVTQSKNVKWISIPKTKGDIKADSVCSVAGWGSLSTYGQQSKVLMETHVKIMNNTECENKWGQKYFSGSKMICVYGHGGSCTGDSGGPLICGNKFTLRFQLFFHGSAP; encoded by the exons ATGACCATCATCTCTCTGCTCCTGCTGGCCACTCTGCTGCCAGACCTGACCTTCACTG CCCATGTGAATGTGGGTATAATGAATGGCAAGGAAGCAAAACCCCACTCCAGACCTTACATGGTTTCTCTAAAGAGGAACAGGCAACATGTCTGCGGTGGATTCCTAATTTCTGATGAATTTGTCTTGACTGCCGCACATTGTTTGAAAAC AAATAAGATTATGACAGCTGTGGTTGGTGCACATAACCTAAAAAATAAGACAGAGGGATCTGTCTGCATCCGAGTGAAGTCCTACCACAAGCATCCAGACTATACTGATGGCTCTTTTCTGAATGACATTATGCTTTTAAGG CTGGAGAAAAAAGTCACACAAAGCAAGAATGTCAAGTGGATATCCATACCAAAGACTAAAGGGGACATTAAAGCAGATTCTGTTTGCAGTGTCGCAGGCTGGGGAAGTCTGAGCACTTATGGCCAACAGAGCAAAGTTCTCATGGAGACACACGTGAAGATCATGAACAACacagaatgtgaaaataaatggggGCAGAAGTATTTCTCTGGTTCCAAGATGATATGTGTGTATGGCCATGGAGGAAgctgtact GGGGATTCAGGAGGTCCTTTGATTTGTGGGAACAAGTTTACACTAAGATTTCAGCTTTTCTTCCATGGATCTGCTCCATAA